The proteins below come from a single Mucilaginibacter mali genomic window:
- the carB gene encoding carbamoyl-phosphate synthase large subunit, translating to MPKNNSIKSVLIIGSGPIIIGQACEFDYAGSQAALSLKDEGITVSIINSNPATIMTDKVIADHVYLLPLTCDSLEQILQEQKIDAVLPTMGGQTALNLCIEASERGIWEKYGVAVVGVDVAAIEKTENREAFRQLMVDIGVGVAKSKIANSFLEGKEAAQDIGFPLVIRPSYTLGGKGAGFVHKKEEFDQALSRGLQASPTHEVLVEQAVLGWKEYELELLRDNNDNVIIICSIENFDPMGIHTGDSITVAPAMTLSDRCYQEMRNQAIKMMRAIGNFAGGCNVQFSVNPADESIIAIEINPRVSRSSALASKATGYPIAKIAAKLAIGYNLDEIENQITKTTSAYFEPTLDYVIVKIPRWNFDKFKGANRELGLQMKSVGEVMGIGRSFIEALQKACQSLEIGRAGLGADGRQSRNLDEIMHSLEHPSWDRLFHVYDAMSLGVPVESIRKATKIDRWFLNQIQDIVNMETELRRYSLNNIPEEFLFTLKQKGFSDVQIAYILGNSTTEEDVYQRRKALGMHRVYKMVDTCAAEFQAKTPYFYSTYEGENESIVSDKKKIIVLGSGPNRIGQGIEFDYSCVHGLLAAKETGFEAIMINCNPETVSTDFNMADKLYFEPVFWEHVREIIELEKPEGVIVQLGGQTALKMAEKLHQHGIKIIGTSYNDMDIAEDRGRFSDLLKDLDIPYPKYGVAESAEEALEVAHEVGYPVLVRPSYVLGGQGMSIVINDEDLEKAVVNLLKNLPGNRVLIDHFLDRAAEAESDSINDGDDVHIIGLMEHIEPAGIHSGDSSAVLPPFDLSESVIKQMEEHTKKIAQALNVRGLLNIQFAIKDDKVYVIEANPRASRTVPFIAKAYDVPYINIAAKVMLGTHKLKDFNIERKLKGYAIKEPVFSFDKFPEVEKELGPEMKSTGEAIRFIPNLQDAYFRHLYKEKSRYLSK from the coding sequence ATGCCCAAAAATAATTCCATCAAATCAGTATTGATCATCGGTTCAGGCCCTATTATTATAGGCCAGGCCTGCGAGTTTGATTATGCGGGTTCGCAAGCCGCGCTATCGTTAAAAGACGAGGGTATCACCGTATCCATCATTAACAGCAACCCGGCAACCATCATGACCGATAAGGTTATTGCCGACCACGTGTACCTGCTGCCCCTTACCTGCGACAGTTTAGAGCAGATACTGCAGGAGCAAAAAATCGACGCTGTATTGCCTACCATGGGTGGCCAAACTGCGTTGAACCTGTGTATTGAAGCATCGGAACGTGGCATTTGGGAAAAATATGGCGTAGCCGTTGTTGGTGTGGATGTAGCCGCGATTGAAAAGACCGAAAACCGCGAGGCTTTCCGCCAGCTGATGGTTGATATTGGTGTAGGCGTGGCTAAATCTAAAATAGCCAACTCTTTCCTTGAAGGGAAGGAGGCCGCGCAGGATATCGGTTTCCCGCTGGTTATACGCCCAAGCTATACACTGGGTGGTAAAGGAGCCGGCTTCGTACATAAAAAAGAAGAATTTGACCAGGCCCTGAGCCGCGGCTTACAGGCATCGCCAACGCACGAAGTGTTGGTAGAGCAAGCCGTACTGGGCTGGAAGGAATATGAGTTAGAGTTGCTGCGCGATAATAACGACAATGTAATTATCATCTGCTCTATCGAGAACTTTGACCCAATGGGTATCCACACCGGCGATTCGATCACTGTAGCCCCGGCCATGACCCTGAGCGACCGCTGCTACCAGGAAATGCGTAACCAGGCCATCAAGATGATGCGCGCCATCGGTAACTTCGCAGGTGGTTGTAACGTACAGTTCTCGGTTAACCCGGCCGATGAAAGCATCATCGCTATCGAGATCAACCCGCGTGTATCGCGCTCATCCGCACTGGCATCAAAAGCTACCGGTTACCCTATTGCCAAAATTGCCGCTAAGCTGGCCATCGGTTACAACCTGGATGAAATAGAAAACCAGATCACCAAAACCACATCGGCTTATTTTGAGCCTACGCTGGATTATGTGATCGTGAAGATCCCACGCTGGAACTTCGATAAATTTAAAGGCGCCAACCGCGAGCTGGGCCTGCAAATGAAATCGGTAGGTGAGGTAATGGGCATCGGCCGCAGTTTTATAGAAGCGTTGCAGAAAGCCTGCCAGTCGTTAGAGATCGGTCGCGCCGGCTTAGGCGCCGATGGTCGCCAAAGCCGCAACCTGGACGAGATCATGCACAGCCTGGAGCACCCAAGCTGGGACAGGCTGTTCCACGTTTACGATGCCATGAGCCTGGGTGTGCCTGTCGAATCTATCCGCAAGGCCACCAAAATAGACCGCTGGTTCCTGAACCAGATCCAGGATATCGTTAACATGGAAACCGAGTTGCGCCGCTATTCGCTGAATAATATTCCTGAGGAGTTTTTATTCACGCTGAAGCAAAAAGGTTTCTCGGATGTGCAGATCGCCTACATTTTAGGCAACTCTACCACCGAAGAAGATGTTTACCAGCGCCGCAAAGCATTGGGTATGCACCGCGTTTACAAAATGGTGGATACCTGCGCGGCTGAATTCCAGGCCAAAACGCCGTACTTCTACTCTACCTACGAGGGCGAGAACGAATCGATAGTATCAGATAAAAAGAAGATCATCGTATTAGGCTCGGGCCCTAACCGTATAGGCCAGGGTATCGAATTTGATTACAGCTGCGTGCACGGTTTGCTGGCCGCTAAAGAAACCGGCTTCGAGGCGATCATGATCAACTGTAACCCGGAGACGGTTTCTACCGACTTTAACATGGCCGATAAACTATACTTCGAGCCGGTGTTTTGGGAACATGTGCGCGAGATCATCGAACTGGAAAAACCGGAAGGTGTTATCGTTCAGTTAGGTGGCCAAACCGCGCTAAAAATGGCCGAGAAGCTGCACCAGCACGGCATTAAGATCATCGGTACCAGCTATAATGATATGGATATTGCCGAAGACCGCGGCCGCTTCAGCGATTTGCTGAAGGACCTGGATATCCCTTATCCGAAATATGGTGTGGCCGAAAGCGCTGAAGAGGCGCTGGAAGTTGCGCACGAAGTTGGCTACCCGGTTCTTGTTCGCCCAAGCTACGTATTAGGCGGCCAGGGCATGAGCATTGTGATAAACGATGAAGACCTGGAAAAAGCGGTTGTAAACCTGCTGAAAAACCTGCCGGGTAACCGCGTACTGATCGATCACTTCCTTGACCGTGCTGCCGAAGCCGAGTCGGATTCGATAAACGATGGCGATGATGTACACATCATTGGTTTGATGGAACACATTGAACCGGCCGGTATCCACTCGGGCGATTCGAGCGCGGTATTGCCACCGTTCGATCTGTCGGAATCGGTGATCAAACAAATGGAAGAACATACGAAAAAGATTGCCCAGGCCCTAAATGTGCGCGGCTTGCTGAACATCCAGTTCGCTATCAAAGACGATAAGGTTTATGTGATCGAGGCTAACCCGCGTGCTTCACGTACCGTGCCTTTCATTGCTAAAGCTTATGATGTGCCATACATCAACATCGCTGCCAAAGTAATGCTGGGCACCCATAAACTAAAAGACTTTAACATCGAACGCAAACTGAAGGGCTACGCTATTAAAGAGCCGGTGTTCTCGTTCGATAAGTTCCCTGAAGTAGAAAAAGAATTAGGCCCTGAAATGAAATCGACCGGCGAAGCTATCCGCTTCATCCCGAATCTGCAGGACGCTTACTTCAGGCACTTGTATAAGGAGAAATCAAGGTATTTATCTAAATAA
- a CDS encoding DUF5916 domain-containing protein, with the protein MKPIFTIILSCFTLFAIAQAPVKKLEAVKTTTPPKIDGLLDDEAWKNVPIATDFIENNPVAGRHEKPEERTEVKIVYDNNAIYVAARMYETSEKRVARELTTRDKIANDDFVGIIFDTYLDGLNGTGFYTTAAGVQYDAKYSNGGNEDDTWNGVWESKVTVDDKGWSAEFKIPYSALRFSKKDVQTWGLNMVRRRQCTQAQMFWNELDPKKNGLMNQEGQLTNLKDITPPLRLGFYPYFSTYLNHYPYNTADVKNTTGSVNGGMDVKYGINASFTLDMTLIPDFGQVQSDNKVLNLTPFEVKYTENRPFFTEGTELFNKGNLFYSRRVGGQPIDYGNAYNNLKPGEEVIRNPTETRLLNATKLSGRLSNGLGIGVFNAITNSANAIVEDANGNRREVETSPLTNYNILVLDQNLKNNSAITLINTNVNRFGKDYNSDVGGLVFNLKNKANSYGVSGYGLMSNLFYTDHTKTGYSYEVSAGKTQGNFTAQVTEDLVNDNYDSNDLGILFNNNYFDHNINLQYANYKPKGNLFTNWGLYSNIYYSRMYKPSAFQKLELNLGSFFRFKNTWQGNINLNNNREGNDFYEPRVAGRVFRRPEENNLNFNINTSRSNRLNGYIFVALRNRNRFAGKGYDAEVGYNLRVTNNFGIGGDISYTPRSNYVGFSTMDTVSNNPIFARRDMQTVENIFNVKYTFNNVAGLSFRLRHYWSKLNNKEFYDLAQDGELTHLTSTNFDHAVDQNYNVWNIDMIYEWQFAPGSTLSLAWKSSALTSSNIAKYGYLNNFDNTFNQPKNNNYSVKILYYIDYQNLKKKRV; encoded by the coding sequence ATGAAGCCGATATTCACCATTATATTATCCTGTTTCACCTTATTTGCTATTGCCCAGGCTCCGGTAAAAAAACTTGAGGCTGTAAAAACCACTACTCCGCCCAAAATAGATGGCTTGCTTGATGACGAAGCCTGGAAGAACGTCCCCATCGCTACTGATTTTATTGAGAACAATCCCGTAGCCGGTCGCCACGAAAAACCGGAGGAGCGTACCGAGGTAAAAATCGTTTATGATAACAACGCAATTTACGTGGCCGCCCGCATGTACGAAACATCCGAAAAAAGGGTAGCACGCGAGTTGACCACGCGCGATAAAATCGCCAACGATGACTTTGTGGGTATCATCTTCGATACCTACCTTGACGGACTGAACGGTACCGGTTTTTATACTACTGCCGCGGGCGTGCAATACGATGCCAAATACAGCAACGGCGGTAACGAGGACGACACCTGGAACGGCGTTTGGGAAAGCAAGGTAACGGTTGACGATAAAGGCTGGTCTGCCGAGTTTAAGATACCTTACTCTGCCTTGCGCTTCTCAAAAAAAGATGTGCAGACATGGGGTTTGAACATGGTGCGCCGCCGCCAGTGCACCCAGGCCCAGATGTTTTGGAACGAGCTTGACCCTAAAAAGAATGGGCTGATGAACCAGGAGGGGCAGTTAACCAATCTGAAAGATATCACACCGCCGCTGCGCCTGGGTTTTTATCCTTACTTCTCCACCTATCTTAACCATTACCCTTACAATACTGCCGACGTTAAAAACACTACAGGATCAGTTAACGGCGGGATGGATGTGAAGTACGGCATCAACGCCAGCTTTACGCTGGATATGACGCTGATCCCCGACTTCGGGCAGGTGCAATCGGATAATAAGGTTTTGAACCTGACGCCTTTCGAAGTAAAATATACCGAGAACCGCCCCTTTTTTACCGAGGGTACCGAACTATTTAACAAGGGTAACCTGTTTTACAGTCGCCGTGTAGGCGGGCAGCCGATTGATTATGGCAATGCCTATAATAACCTGAAACCAGGCGAGGAGGTGATCCGTAATCCTACCGAAACGCGCCTGTTAAACGCCACCAAGCTGTCCGGTCGATTATCGAATGGTTTGGGTATCGGCGTGTTCAATGCCATCACCAATTCGGCTAATGCTATTGTGGAAGATGCCAACGGCAACCGCCGCGAGGTAGAAACATCGCCGTTGACCAATTACAATATCCTGGTGCTCGATCAAAACCTGAAGAATAATTCGGCTATTACCCTCATTAATACCAATGTGAACCGATTCGGCAAGGATTACAACTCGGATGTAGGTGGTTTGGTGTTTAACCTGAAGAACAAAGCCAACTCTTACGGTGTGAGCGGTTATGGCTTAATGAGTAACCTGTTTTATACCGACCATACCAAAACCGGTTACAGTTATGAAGTATCTGCCGGGAAAACACAGGGCAATTTCACGGCCCAGGTTACCGAGGACCTGGTGAATGATAATTATGATTCAAACGATCTGGGCATCCTGTTCAACAACAATTATTTCGATCATAACATCAATCTGCAATACGCCAATTATAAGCCCAAAGGCAACCTGTTCACCAATTGGGGCCTTTATTCAAACATCTATTACTCGCGCATGTACAAGCCGTCGGCCTTCCAAAAACTGGAGTTGAATTTGGGTAGCTTCTTCCGCTTTAAAAATACCTGGCAGGGTAACATCAACCTGAACAATAACCGAGAGGGTAACGACTTCTACGAACCGCGGGTGGCAGGCCGGGTGTTCCGCCGCCCTGAAGAGAATAATCTTAATTTCAATATCAACACCAGTCGCTCGAACCGGCTTAATGGCTACATATTCGTCGCACTTCGCAATCGGAATAGATTTGCCGGCAAGGGCTACGATGCCGAAGTAGGATACAACCTGCGCGTCACCAACAATTTTGGTATAGGCGGCGACATTTCGTATACGCCCCGCAGCAACTATGTGGGTTTTTCTACCATGGATACCGTGAGCAATAACCCCATTTTTGCCCGCAGGGATATGCAAACGGTCGAGAATATTTTTAACGTAAAATACACGTTCAATAACGTGGCCGGCTTATCGTTCAGGCTGCGCCACTACTGGTCTAAGCTGAACAATAAAGAGTTTTACGACCTGGCGCAGGATGGCGAGCTGACACATCTTACCTCAACCAATTTCGATCACGCGGTAGATCAAAACTACAACGTGTGGAATATCGATATGATATACGAGTGGCAGTTTGCCCCGGGCAGTACGCTTAGCCTGGCCTGGAAAAGCTCGGCGCTTACCAGTTCTAATATTGCCAAATACGGCTACCTAAATAATTTTGATAATACCTTCAACCAGCCGAAGAATAATAACTACTCGGTTAAAATCTTGTATTATATCGATTATCAGAATTTGAAAAAGAAGCGGGTCTGA